Proteins from a genomic interval of Methanofollis formosanus:
- a CDS encoding oligosaccharide flippase family protein, giving the protein MNIENSPEKGFAAQLPKNLAANIAYFLANVVIGVLLVPYFINTLGVAAYGLIPLATSVTGYVAIVVQSLNTAVSRFLTVDLQREDYAAANRTFNTALFGLTAVILLMVPVALAVAYFAPAIFHVPAGEETGAILLFLGVSTAFLIRSWSGNFTVQLFAYNRLDLQNLVNLTNLIVQTGLIVLLFALIGPDLALIGGAYLAGAVVASVVSIILARQVCPHLHLSLRAFDRTRVKDLGEMGWWVVINQIGSLLFLQIDLIVVNMLFGATSAGEYAIALQWVILLRAVAGVLSGVLTPTILSCYARNQTETLIKVSKSAVKLMGLAMALPIGLVCGLGSQLLTVWVGEEFASLGPLMILLTIHLAVNLAVLPLFSINVAYNQVRVPGIVTFVMGIGNFSLAIALALLTGWGYYGVAAAGAIVLTLKNTFFTPWYATRILGVDIHTFTRSLIPGIAAAVLIGVAAGTMGVVLQLPTMVTLVVAGAAITLIYLVGTWAFALNGFERGLFVSYLPPAFRRMIV; this is encoded by the coding sequence TTGAATATAGAAAATAGCCCGGAAAAGGGGTTTGCGGCCCAACTCCCTAAAAACCTCGCGGCAAACATCGCCTACTTCCTGGCAAACGTCGTCATCGGGGTGCTGCTGGTCCCGTACTTCATCAATACCCTCGGGGTCGCAGCCTACGGGCTCATCCCCCTCGCGACCTCGGTCACCGGGTACGTGGCGATCGTCGTCCAGTCTCTGAACACCGCGGTCTCCCGGTTTCTTACTGTCGACCTCCAGCGTGAAGACTATGCGGCTGCGAACCGCACCTTCAACACCGCCCTCTTCGGGCTCACCGCGGTCATCCTCCTGATGGTCCCAGTCGCCCTTGCGGTTGCGTACTTTGCCCCAGCAATCTTCCATGTCCCGGCAGGGGAGGAGACCGGTGCGATCCTCCTCTTCCTCGGGGTCTCCACCGCCTTCCTGATCCGCTCCTGGAGCGGGAACTTCACGGTCCAGCTCTTCGCCTACAACCGCCTCGACCTCCAGAACCTCGTCAACCTCACCAACCTCATCGTCCAGACCGGACTGATCGTCCTCCTCTTTGCCCTCATCGGCCCAGACCTCGCCCTCATCGGCGGAGCATACCTCGCCGGGGCGGTCGTGGCCTCGGTGGTGTCTATTATTCTCGCTCGTCAGGTCTGCCCACACCTCCATCTCTCGCTCCGTGCATTCGATCGCACGAGAGTGAAGGACCTCGGAGAGATGGGGTGGTGGGTAGTCATTAACCAGATCGGATCCCTCCTCTTCCTCCAGATCGATCTCATCGTCGTGAACATGCTTTTCGGGGCGACGTCTGCAGGAGAATACGCGATCGCTTTGCAGTGGGTCATTCTTCTCCGTGCAGTCGCCGGGGTGCTCTCTGGGGTGCTCACCCCGACCATCCTCTCCTGCTATGCCAGGAACCAGACCGAGACCCTGATCAAGGTCTCAAAAAGCGCCGTCAAATTGATGGGGCTTGCCATGGCACTCCCGATCGGTCTCGTCTGCGGGCTTGGCTCCCAACTCCTCACCGTCTGGGTGGGGGAAGAGTTCGCTTCTCTTGGGCCGTTAATGATCCTCCTGACCATACACCTCGCAGTCAACCTCGCGGTACTGCCCCTCTTCTCGATCAATGTTGCCTATAACCAGGTGCGGGTGCCGGGGATCGTGACCTTTGTCATGGGAATTGGGAACTTCAGCCTTGCGATCGCCCTGGCCCTCCTCACAGGTTGGGGATATTACGGAGTCGCAGCCGCGGGGGCGATCGTCCTCACCCTGAAGAACACCTTCTTCACCCCCTGGTACGCGACCCGGATCCTTGGGGTGGACATACACACCTTCACCCGGTCACTGATCCCTGGGATCGCGGCGGCTGTCCTCATTGGGGTCGCGGCAGGAACCATGGGCGTTGTCCTCCAACTTCCCACCATGGTGACGCTTGTCGTCGCCGGCGCGGCCATCACCCTCATCTATCTTGTGGGAACCTGGGCATTCGCTCTCAACGGATTTGAACGCGGGCTCTTTGTGTCCTACCTCCCCCCGGCGTTCAGGAGAATGATTGTATGA
- a CDS encoding DUF2150 family protein translates to MKLFYIFYSEERWNNWLATLRESDFEGDTEGEEMPEGFQVLKSFVEDITISVLKIVKLYQNGRFTKEETLEKLEGVEVIVMQPLPEDDEIAEIVDGVQLSLIALFASCKTFLEGAFEGETKALVKEGREVAAEDPEAALEITGRIGAQIIDGGKWSATFLKSKTEPTIFDEWLAEIETMVDAVKSLKKFDEEPGDAS, encoded by the coding sequence ATGAAGTTATTCTACATTTTCTACAGCGAAGAGCGCTGGAATAACTGGCTCGCAACGCTCAGGGAATCCGACTTCGAGGGAGACACAGAGGGCGAGGAGATGCCCGAGGGTTTCCAGGTGCTCAAGAGTTTCGTCGAGGACATCACGATCTCGGTGCTCAAGATCGTCAAACTGTATCAGAACGGCCGGTTCACGAAGGAAGAGACGCTCGAAAAACTGGAAGGCGTCGAGGTCATCGTGATGCAGCCGCTCCCCGAGGATGACGAGATCGCCGAGATCGTCGACGGCGTGCAGCTCTCCCTGATCGCCCTCTTCGCCTCGTGCAAGACCTTCCTTGAGGGCGCGTTCGAAGGCGAGACGAAAGCCCTGGTGAAAGAAGGGCGGGAGGTCGCCGCAGAGGACCCCGAGGCCGCGCTCGAGATCACTGGCCGGATCGGTGCCCAGATCATCGACGGCGGCAAGTGGAGCGCGACCTTCCTGAAGAGCAAGACCGAACCGACGATCTTCGACGAGTGGCTTGCCGAGATCGAGACGATGGTCGATGCAGTGAAGTCGCTCAAGAAGTTCGACGAAGAGCCCGGAGACGCGTCGTGA
- a CDS encoding DUF5814 domain-containing protein → MIAEKARFRSARKIERAIGVRIPDRVFNSAFLEVVPPAMTNRSLPQRIREQLLNIHHDFLACKCKDNPNCGCPERKFAKTILEYRETGLDHRQISEALLEEYGIEVFPADILGFLEETVHALEVVREVARIEGKTDLVKKTDDHIRAVER, encoded by the coding sequence GTGATCGCTGAGAAGGCGAGGTTCCGCTCGGCCAGAAAGATCGAGCGGGCGATCGGGGTCCGCATCCCCGACCGTGTCTTCAACTCGGCGTTTCTTGAGGTGGTCCCGCCGGCGATGACCAACCGCTCCCTCCCTCAGCGTATCAGGGAGCAACTCCTCAATATCCACCACGACTTCCTCGCCTGTAAGTGCAAAGACAACCCCAACTGTGGCTGTCCTGAGCGAAAATTCGCGAAGACGATCCTCGAATACCGGGAGACCGGGCTCGATCACCGCCAGATCAGCGAGGCGCTTCTGGAGGAGTACGGGATCGAGGTCTTCCCGGCGGATATTCTTGGTTTCCTGGAGGAGACGGTCCACGCCCTCGAGGTGGTGCGCGAGGTCGCACGGATCGAGGGGAAGACAGACCTGGTCAAGAAGACCGACGACCATATCAGGGCTGTTGAGCGGTAA